A genomic region of Bernardetia sp. ABR2-2B contains the following coding sequences:
- the gmd gene encoding GDP-mannose 4,6-dehydratase, whose translation MKKALITGITGQDGAYMAQLLLNKGYEVHGIKRRSSLFNTDRIDHLYQDPHVDNYRFKLHYGDLTDATNLIRIIQEVQPDEIYNLGAMSHVKVSFDMPEYVANVDALGTLRILEAVRILNLTEKTRIYQASTSELYGLVQEVPQSEKTPFYPRSPYAVAKMYGYWITVNYREAYNMYACNGILFNHESPIRGETFVTRKITRATARIALGLQDKVYLGNLNAKRDWGHAKDYVEAMHLILQQDKAEDFVIATGITTTVRDFCKIAFQELGIELEFVGENEEEKGIVKSCSNPEYQVEIGTEVIAVDSRYFRPTEVELLIGDATKAQEKLGWKPKYNLQQLVTDMILADVELFKKDKYLQEGGHRTMNYYE comes from the coding sequence ATGAAAAAAGCACTCATTACAGGAATTACAGGACAAGATGGCGCATATATGGCACAACTTCTTCTCAATAAAGGGTATGAAGTTCATGGTATCAAACGTAGAAGTTCACTTTTCAATACTGACCGAATAGACCATCTCTATCAAGACCCACACGTTGATAATTATCGTTTCAAACTTCATTATGGTGACCTTACTGATGCTACAAATTTGATTCGTATTATTCAGGAAGTCCAACCTGACGAAATTTATAATTTGGGAGCAATGTCTCACGTAAAAGTGAGTTTTGATATGCCTGAGTATGTTGCCAATGTTGATGCTTTAGGAACACTTCGTATTTTGGAGGCTGTTCGTATTCTGAATTTGACAGAAAAAACTCGTATTTATCAAGCTTCTACTTCTGAACTTTATGGTTTGGTACAAGAAGTTCCACAATCTGAAAAAACTCCTTTTTATCCTCGCTCTCCCTACGCAGTAGCTAAAATGTATGGCTATTGGATTACTGTAAATTATAGAGAAGCTTATAATATGTATGCTTGTAACGGGATTTTATTCAACCACGAAAGCCCAATCAGAGGAGAAACTTTTGTAACTCGTAAAATTACTCGTGCAACAGCTAGAATTGCTTTAGGATTACAGGACAAGGTTTATTTGGGAAATCTAAATGCAAAACGAGATTGGGGACACGCAAAAGATTATGTAGAAGCTATGCACCTCATTTTGCAACAAGATAAAGCAGAAGATTTCGTTATCGCAACAGGAATCACAACAACAGTAAGAGATTTTTGTAAAATTGCTTTTCAAGAATTAGGAATAGAACTAGAATTTGTAGGCGAAAATGAAGAAGAAAAAGGAATTGTAAAATCTTGCTCAAATCCAGAATATCAAGTAGAAATCGGCACAGAAGTAATTGCTGTTGATTCTCGTTATTTCCGTCCGACAGAAGTAGAGTTACTTATTGGAGATGCAACAAAGGCACAAGAAAAATTAGGTTGGAAACCAAAATATAATCTACAACAACTAGTTACAGATATGATTTTGGCTGATGTAGAATTATTCAAAAAAGATAAATACCTTCAAGAAGGAGGGCATAGAACTATGAATTATTACGAGTGA
- a CDS encoding GDP-L-fucose synthase, which produces MKIYIAGHRGMVGSAIKKELEKQGYSNFVERTSKQLDLRNQQAVNDFFEAEKPDWVFLAAAKVGGILANNTYRGEFIYDNLMMEANIIEAARKTNVKKLMFLGSSCIYPKLAPQPLKEEYLLTGLLEATNEPYAIAKIAGIKLCEAYRSQYDCNFISVMPTNLYGEGDNYDLKNSHVLPALIRKFHLGKCLEQNNWDGIRNNLRHFLIGGEDMSQLHKSEILEILNKYGIRQSKDGNTIEVEVWGTGSPKREFLHADDLAEACVYLMHNYDDPSLVNIGTGEDLSIKDLALLVKKTVNFEGELVFDTSKPDGTPRKLMSVDKLTSLGWKYKISLEEGIKKVYQNVLADIKV; this is translated from the coding sequence ATGAAAATATATATTGCAGGACATCGTGGAATGGTCGGTTCGGCTATCAAAAAAGAACTAGAAAAACAAGGTTATTCTAATTTTGTAGAACGCACTTCCAAACAGCTTGACCTTCGAAATCAACAAGCTGTAAACGATTTTTTTGAAGCTGAAAAACCTGACTGGGTATTTTTGGCAGCAGCTAAAGTAGGAGGGATTTTGGCAAACAACACGTATAGAGGCGAGTTTATTTATGATAACTTGATGATGGAAGCTAATATCATCGAAGCTGCAAGAAAAACCAATGTAAAGAAACTAATGTTTTTGGGTTCTTCATGTATTTATCCAAAACTTGCTCCACAACCTCTCAAAGAAGAATATCTTTTGACAGGACTTTTAGAAGCAACTAATGAACCTTATGCTATTGCTAAAATTGCAGGTATAAAACTCTGTGAAGCTTATAGAAGTCAATACGATTGTAATTTTATTTCTGTAATGCCTACTAATCTCTATGGAGAAGGTGATAACTATGACTTAAAAAACTCTCACGTTTTACCTGCCTTAATTAGAAAATTTCATCTAGGAAAGTGCTTAGAGCAAAATAACTGGGACGGAATTAGAAATAATTTACGTCATTTTCTGATAGGTGGAGAAGATATGAGCCAACTTCATAAATCTGAAATTTTAGAAATTCTCAATAAATATGGTATCCGACAATCTAAAGATGGAAATACTATTGAAGTAGAAGTTTGGGGAACAGGCTCTCCTAAAAGAGAATTTCTTCATGCCGATGATTTGGCAGAAGCATGTGTTTATTTGATGCATAATTATGATGACCCAAGTCTTGTAAATATCGGAACTGGTGAAGATTTAAGTATCAAAGATTTGGCTTTGCTTGTAAAGAAAACCGTGAATTTTGAAGGCGAATTAGTTTTTGATACATCAAAACCAGATGGAACGCCTAGAAAATTAATGAGTGTTGATAAGCTAACTTCTTTAGGTTGGAAATACAAAATTTCTTTAGAAGAAGGAATTAAGAAAGTCTATCAAAATGTTTTGGCTGATATAAAAGTATAA
- a CDS encoding transglutaminase-like domain-containing protein produces the protein MYTIIKEIETSQSLNLSENYLKETAILNYSAKNIQSLVKERNWLKMNSINQVKSIYNYVRDEIKFGYNKADDISATQILKEGYGQCNTKATLLMALLRACKIPNRIHGFTIDKALQKGAITGIWYQLSPKNILHSWVEVYINNNWYFLEGVILDKEYLSKLQKENATCKTTFCGYGAYTDNFENPEIEWNLNNTYIQEKGINQDFGLFDTPDEFYKKHQQNLGFFKKFIFQKIVRRKMNKNVEKIRNGK, from the coding sequence ATGTACACTATCATCAAAGAAATTGAAACCTCTCAATCTTTAAACCTTTCAGAAAATTATCTAAAAGAAACAGCTATTTTAAATTACTCAGCCAAAAACATTCAGAGTTTAGTTAAGGAAAGAAATTGGCTCAAGATGAACTCTATCAATCAAGTCAAATCTATTTATAACTATGTTCGTGATGAAATCAAATTTGGCTACAATAAAGCTGATGATATTTCGGCTACACAGATTTTGAAAGAAGGTTATGGACAATGCAATACAAAGGCGACTTTACTTATGGCTTTACTTAGAGCGTGTAAAATCCCAAACAGAATTCACGGTTTTACGATTGATAAAGCATTACAAAAAGGAGCAATTACAGGAATTTGGTATCAATTATCACCAAAAAATATTTTACATAGTTGGGTGGAAGTCTACATAAATAATAATTGGTATTTTTTGGAAGGAGTCATTTTAGACAAAGAATATTTGTCTAAGTTACAAAAGGAAAATGCAACCTGCAAAACTACTTTTTGTGGATATGGAGCTTATACAGATAATTTTGAAAACCCAGAAATTGAATGGAATTTAAATAACACTTACATTCAAGAGAAAGGAATTAATCAAGATTTTGGTTTATTCGACACGCCTGATGAGTTTTATAAAAAACATCAACAAAACTTAGGTTTCTTCAAGAAATTTATCTTTCAAAAAATAGTCAGACGTAAAATGAACAAGAATGTAGAAAAAATAAGAAATGGGAAGTAA
- a CDS encoding AraC family transcriptional regulator has product MNNKFYFEKQFGLFYGKLNDNKLHRHYALQISLAIHDEIILKTERKTYKQTNFFIPSRVKHQISNLEKQLIILINPLSCLGHQFYIKYDASKISFLSENLRNSLFKILKDYEDKQITFDNFCKEIKKSLLEYKCNCENSNHLEDDRIKKAIDFMDSNFEKILSMEQMADFCALSSTRFLHLFKEKTRLNFRRYQLWNKLIFSLPYLSSHSITETAHTFGFTDSSHYTRTFNETFGVTPKFFKLFSNQSIAK; this is encoded by the coding sequence ATGAACAATAAATTTTATTTTGAAAAACAGTTTGGTCTTTTTTATGGAAAATTGAATGACAATAAGTTGCATCGTCATTATGCTCTACAAATTAGTTTGGCGATTCATGATGAGATAATTTTGAAAACAGAGCGAAAGACTTACAAACAAACTAATTTTTTTATTCCTTCAAGAGTGAAACATCAAATTAGTAATTTAGAAAAACAGCTTATTATTTTAATAAATCCATTGAGCTGTTTAGGACATCAGTTTTATATAAAGTATGATGCATCTAAAATTAGTTTTTTGTCAGAAAATCTACGAAATAGCTTATTTAAAATTTTGAAAGACTATGAAGATAAGCAAATTACATTTGATAATTTTTGTAAAGAAATAAAAAAGAGTTTACTGGAATATAAATGCAATTGTGAAAATAGTAATCATTTGGAAGATGACAGAATAAAAAAAGCAATTGATTTTATGGATAGTAATTTTGAAAAAATCCTTTCAATGGAACAAATGGCTGATTTTTGTGCGCTCTCTTCTACTCGTTTTTTGCATTTATTCAAAGAGAAAACAAGATTGAATTTTAGAAGATACCAGCTTTGGAACAAACTTATTTTTTCACTTCCTTACCTTTCTTCTCATTCAATTACTGAAACAGCCCATACTTTTGGTTTTACGGATAGTTCGCATTATACACGAACTTTCAATGAAACTTTTGGTGTTACACCTAAATTTTTCAAATTATTTTCAAATCAATCAATAGCAAAGTAA
- a CDS encoding HAMP domain-containing sensor histidine kinase, with translation MFEKEQHIAEQAQLLLNKELTAEEWKTLYAHLALDYADMLADMKFLTKVSDRLHNKLSLINEEVIKHSTELENAKKLISIQNEKLERKVNQRTSDVRNAYSQLLATHSELDQFVYRASHDLKGPIVRLLGLCQVANLEVKDPVAIEYLQRIGKTSSEMNNILENLLYINTLKNEVAEPSIFDIVEVTEKVYQALGFLSNYSEIEFNIETEIAKVDFYTDIDIFKTIIKNLFEFAIKHIDPIENRKSYIQVQVFQKSTDIEIIITYNGIEIPTSNYHLIFNLFHKVANLDEATGTELYTTQLAAYKLHGSVILLESTREKTTFSLHLPFFDKK, from the coding sequence ATGTTTGAAAAAGAACAACATATTGCAGAACAAGCTCAATTACTTCTCAACAAAGAATTAACTGCTGAAGAGTGGAAAACACTTTATGCACATCTTGCTTTAGATTATGCTGATATGTTAGCTGATATGAAATTTTTGACAAAGGTTAGTGATAGGTTGCACAATAAATTATCGCTGATAAATGAAGAGGTAATTAAGCATTCGACAGAGCTAGAAAATGCTAAAAAATTAATTTCTATACAAAATGAAAAGCTTGAAAGAAAAGTAAATCAACGTACTTCTGATGTCAGAAATGCTTATTCACAGCTTTTAGCAACACATTCAGAGTTAGACCAGTTTGTTTATAGAGCTTCTCATGATTTGAAAGGACCTATCGTGAGGCTTTTAGGACTGTGTCAAGTTGCAAACTTAGAGGTAAAAGACCCAGTAGCTATAGAATATTTACAAAGAATAGGAAAGACTTCTTCTGAAATGAATAATATTTTGGAGAATCTATTGTATATAAATACGCTCAAAAATGAAGTAGCTGAACCTTCAATTTTTGATATTGTAGAAGTAACAGAAAAGGTATATCAGGCACTAGGTTTTTTATCTAATTATTCCGAAATAGAATTTAATATAGAAACAGAAATCGCTAAAGTTGATTTTTATACAGATATAGATATTTTCAAGACAATTATAAAAAATCTATTTGAGTTTGCTATTAAACATATTGACCCAATAGAGAATAGAAAATCATATATTCAAGTGCAAGTTTTTCAAAAATCAACAGATATAGAAATTATCATTACTTACAATGGTATCGAAATCCCAACCTCTAATTATCATCTTATTTTTAATTTGTTTCACAAAGTAGCTAATCTTGATGAAGCGACAGGAACAGAACTTTATACTACTCAACTGGCAGCTTATAAGCTCCACGGCTCTGTTATTTTATTAGAATCCACTAGAGAAAAAACTACTTTTAGCCTTCATCTACCTTTTTTTGATAAAAAATAG
- a CDS encoding FtsX-like permease family protein, with product MNILNYAVLSLLRSWKKQVALIIIYALVVGFYASVVFFTSSLKTETTQTLQDLPPLWVQQLQGGRLVPMSVSLQDSISKIRGVKKVFPRYWGYFFDDATGAVLTVMGSDFPNEEIGFLEFKEDYNKKDNSKNGVLVGTGILETRNLQLGDFLSLNDANRKKVSYEIVGSFDAKSDLLTKDLIILPIKEVQKIIGLQDSTCTDIAVEIYNPEEIENIGKKIDARFPSLRVVTLAQLSSTYQTLFSWRGGIFIYGSLLSVLAFLLLMWERASGLSSNEKKELGILKAIGWQINDVLFLKLTEGAILSITATLVGVTLAYIHVFIFNSPILKPFLVGWSVLYPAYDLQPFVSLGDVLSVFSLSVVPYLAATLFPAWRGATTEAADAMR from the coding sequence ATGAATATCCTAAATTATGCTGTTCTTTCTTTGCTTCGAAGTTGGAAAAAACAAGTTGCCTTAATTATAATCTATGCACTAGTAGTAGGTTTTTATGCATCGGTAGTTTTTTTTACAAGTAGTCTGAAAACCGAAACCACACAAACTTTACAAGATTTACCTCCTCTATGGGTTCAGCAATTGCAGGGAGGTAGGCTTGTTCCGATGTCAGTATCCCTACAAGATTCTATTTCAAAAATTAGAGGAGTAAAAAAAGTTTTTCCACGTTATTGGGGGTATTTTTTTGATGATGCAACGGGAGCAGTTCTGACAGTTATGGGAAGTGATTTTCCAAATGAAGAAATAGGTTTTTTAGAGTTTAAGGAAGATTATAATAAAAAAGATAATAGTAAGAATGGGGTTTTGGTAGGAACAGGGATTTTAGAAACAAGAAATTTACAATTAGGAGATTTTCTTTCTCTAAACGATGCCAATAGAAAAAAAGTAAGTTATGAAATTGTAGGAAGTTTTGATGCAAAATCAGATTTACTGACTAAAGATTTGATTATTTTACCTATCAAGGAAGTTCAAAAAATAATTGGTTTGCAAGACTCTACTTGTACAGATATTGCCGTTGAAATTTATAATCCAGAGGAAATAGAAAATATTGGAAAAAAAATAGATGCTCGTTTTCCATCTTTGCGTGTCGTTACATTAGCTCAACTCTCTTCTACTTATCAAACGCTTTTTAGTTGGCGAGGAGGAATTTTTATTTATGGCTCATTGCTTTCTGTTCTAGCTTTTTTACTCTTGATGTGGGAAAGAGCATCAGGGTTGAGTAGTAATGAAAAAAAAGAATTAGGTATTTTGAAGGCTATTGGTTGGCAAATAAATGACGTTTTATTTTTAAAACTTACTGAAGGCGCAATTCTATCAATTACAGCTACTTTAGTAGGAGTTACTTTGGCTTATATTCATGTTTTTATTTTTAACTCCCCTATTTTGAAGCCTTTTTTGGTAGGTTGGTCGGTGCTTTATCCTGCTTATGACCTACAGCCTTTTGTTAGCTTGGGAGATGTATTGAGTGTTTTTTCGCTTTCTGTTGTACCTTATCTGGCTGCGACTCTTTTTCCTGCTTGGCGTGGAGCAACTACCGAAGCTGCTGATGCTATGAGGTAG
- a CDS encoding redoxin domain-containing protein has product MNKLFIFLFLSTLLFSCAEKTPFDKGEPAPVFETTDVEGNQQTIAKHTQKGKIVMLYFWADWCPTCKQEFPETQDYYEKLQKEGLEILAINVKQPKEASEKFKEQFGATFPMLIDEEGKVSDLYKVEELPTNFFIDEEGKIIRKIVGWVSEQQAAVILKQQK; this is encoded by the coding sequence ATGAACAAACTATTTATATTTTTATTTCTCTCTACATTATTGTTTTCCTGTGCAGAAAAAACTCCTTTTGATAAAGGAGAACCAGCACCCGTTTTTGAAACAACTGATGTAGAAGGAAACCAGCAAACTATTGCAAAACATACTCAAAAAGGTAAAATAGTGATGCTTTATTTTTGGGCTGATTGGTGTCCTACTTGTAAGCAAGAGTTTCCTGAAACACAAGATTATTATGAGAAGCTTCAAAAAGAAGGATTAGAAATTTTGGCAATCAATGTAAAGCAACCAAAAGAAGCCTCTGAAAAGTTTAAAGAGCAATTTGGAGCTACTTTTCCAATGCTTATTGATGAAGAAGGTAAAGTTTCAGACTTGTATAAAGTAGAAGAGCTTCCAACCAATTTTTTCATAGATGAAGAAGGTAAAATTATTCGTAAAATTGTAGGTTGGGTAAGCGAACAACAAGCAGCAGTAATTTTGAAACAACAAAAGTAA